A single window of Rhizobium indicum DNA harbors:
- a CDS encoding ferritin-like domain-containing protein produces MAKEKTLEDLFHDTLKDIYFAERQILRALPKMARAAQSPELKKGFEKHREETEAQVERLQQVFELIGKRAQGKTCEAIQGIIAEGEEIMEEFKGTVALDAGLISAAQAVEHYEIARYGTLKTWAATLGLKDAVRLLDQTLQEETATDKTLSQLATTAANQKAKAA; encoded by the coding sequence ATGGCCAAGGAAAAGACGTTGGAAGATCTATTCCACGACACGCTGAAAGACATCTACTTCGCCGAACGGCAGATATTGCGCGCCCTGCCGAAGATGGCGCGCGCCGCTCAATCCCCGGAATTGAAGAAGGGCTTCGAAAAACACCGCGAGGAAACCGAAGCTCAGGTCGAGCGCCTGCAGCAGGTTTTCGAGCTGATCGGCAAACGCGCCCAGGGCAAGACTTGCGAGGCGATCCAGGGCATCATCGCCGAGGGCGAGGAAATCATGGAGGAATTCAAGGGCACGGTGGCTCTCGATGCCGGCCTGATTTCGGCCGCCCAGGCCGTCGAGCATTATGAAATCGCCCGCTACGGCACGCTGAAGACCTGGGCCGCGACGCTCGGCCTCAAGGATGCCGTCCGCCTGCTCGATCAGACGCTGCAGGAGGAAACGGCCACCGACAAGACCCTCTCCCAGCTCGCCACCACGGCGGCAAACCAGAAGGCAAAGGCTGCCTGA
- a CDS encoding nuclear transport factor 2 family protein, whose protein sequence is MSDRQAVEQTVHLYVEGMAFANEAALKKAFHPKSSIIGHYENAVEWLTRDEFIAAILQEEPAPPGTQPYMDIQSVDVEGDAASVKVTDDFAGMRFTDYLSLLKIDGRWTIVSKLFHLHR, encoded by the coding sequence ATGTCGGACAGGCAGGCAGTCGAACAGACGGTTCATCTCTATGTCGAAGGCATGGCCTTCGCCAATGAGGCAGCCTTGAAAAAGGCCTTTCATCCGAAAAGCTCGATCATCGGCCATTACGAAAATGCGGTCGAATGGCTGACGCGGGACGAATTCATCGCCGCGATCCTACAGGAGGAGCCGGCCCCGCCCGGCACGCAGCCCTACATGGACATTCAGAGCGTCGATGTCGAGGGCGATGCGGCAAGCGTCAAGGTCACCGACGATTTCGCCGGCATGCGCTTTACCGATTATCTCTCGCTGCTGAAGATCGACGGCCGCTGGACGATCGTCAGCAAACTCTTCCATCTGCATCGGTGA
- the pheT gene encoding phenylalanine--tRNA ligase subunit beta has translation MKFTLSWLKEHLETDAGLDEICTRLTEIGLEVEDVDDKAAFKPFVIARVVSAEKHPQADRLKVLMVDTGSGAPVQVVCGAPNARAGLVGAFAAPGTYVPGIDVTLAVGNIRGVESHGMMCSEKELQISDSHDGIIDLPDDAPVGTNYATYAHLDDPLIEINLTPNRPDCTSIHGIARDLAASGLGTLKTRPAPSFVVEGETPVKLTLDLDDPKLCPGFALRLVRGVRNGPSPRWMQQRLIAIGLRPINALVDVTNYMTFDQGRPIHVFDAAKINGNLTVRRAAEGETVLALDQREYKLSPSNVVISDENGIESIGGIMGGEHSGCDENTVDVLIESALWDPMNIAKSGRGLGIITDARYRFERGIDPDYMVPGLERTTELVLELCGGKAAKAEIVGYQGYEPKIVDFPYSEVKRLTGLDVSNEESNTILTRLGFTVSGSGERVSVAVPSWRPDVDGKADLVEEVMRIHGVDNIKPAPLESHAAVNGKILTTLQIRSRLAKRALAARGMLEAVTWSFIPEDQAKLFGGGSPTLKLANPIAAEMSDMRPSLLPGLLTAAQRNADKGYGDVALFEVSGTYENDRPDGQRRVAGGIRRGTASHAGAGRAWSNPAKGGGKPVDVFDAKADALAVIEACGLPMGNIQIEQGGPEWYHPGRSGTIKMGPKVVLGYFGEFHPLTLEALDVSGALCGFEVYVDAMPEAKRKATRTKPALELSPFQVVRRDFAFVVDKTVEAGAIVKAATGADRKLVTGVNVFDIFEGASVGDGKKSVAIEVQIQPVERTLTDEDFEALTQKIVASVAKFTGGVLRS, from the coding sequence ATGAAATTCACGCTCTCCTGGCTGAAAGAGCATCTGGAAACGGATGCCGGCCTCGATGAAATCTGCACGCGCCTCACCGAGATCGGGCTGGAGGTCGAGGATGTCGACGACAAGGCGGCCTTCAAGCCCTTCGTCATCGCCAGGGTCGTCTCGGCCGAAAAACATCCGCAGGCCGATCGCCTGAAGGTGCTGATGGTCGATACCGGTTCCGGCGCGCCGGTCCAGGTCGTCTGCGGCGCCCCGAATGCGCGCGCCGGTCTTGTTGGCGCCTTCGCAGCGCCCGGAACCTATGTTCCCGGTATCGACGTGACGCTCGCCGTTGGCAATATCCGCGGCGTCGAAAGCCATGGCATGATGTGCTCCGAAAAGGAGCTGCAGATCTCCGACAGTCACGACGGCATTATCGACCTGCCGGACGACGCGCCTGTCGGCACGAACTATGCGACTTACGCTCATCTTGACGATCCCCTCATCGAGATCAACCTGACGCCCAACCGGCCGGACTGCACCTCGATCCACGGCATCGCCCGCGATCTCGCAGCCTCCGGTCTCGGCACGCTGAAGACGCGGCCCGCACCGTCCTTCGTCGTCGAAGGTGAGACGCCGGTGAAGCTGACGCTCGATCTCGATGATCCGAAGCTTTGCCCGGGCTTTGCGCTCCGCCTCGTGCGCGGCGTCAGGAACGGCCCGAGCCCGCGCTGGATGCAGCAGCGGCTGATCGCCATCGGCCTGCGCCCCATCAACGCTCTGGTCGATGTCACCAATTACATGACCTTCGATCAGGGACGGCCGATCCACGTCTTCGATGCCGCCAAGATCAACGGCAACCTGACCGTCCGCCGTGCCGCCGAAGGCGAGACGGTGCTGGCGCTCGACCAGCGCGAATACAAGCTCTCGCCGAGCAACGTCGTCATCTCCGATGAGAATGGCATCGAGTCGATCGGCGGCATCATGGGCGGCGAACATTCCGGCTGCGACGAAAACACCGTCGACGTGCTGATCGAATCCGCTCTCTGGGACCCGATGAACATCGCCAAGTCAGGCCGCGGCCTCGGCATCATCACCGATGCCCGCTACCGCTTCGAACGCGGCATCGATCCGGACTATATGGTCCCCGGTCTCGAACGCACGACGGAACTGGTGCTGGAACTTTGCGGCGGCAAGGCCGCCAAGGCCGAGATCGTCGGCTACCAGGGTTACGAACCGAAGATCGTCGATTTCCCCTATTCGGAGGTCAAGCGCCTGACGGGCCTCGACGTTTCGAATGAGGAAAGCAATACGATTCTGACACGTCTCGGCTTCACCGTCTCCGGTTCCGGCGAGCGCGTCTCCGTTGCCGTTCCCTCCTGGCGCCCGGATGTCGATGGCAAGGCCGATCTCGTCGAGGAGGTCATGCGCATCCACGGCGTCGACAATATCAAGCCGGCGCCGCTCGAAAGCCATGCGGCCGTCAACGGCAAGATCCTGACGACGCTGCAGATCCGCAGCCGCCTCGCTAAGCGGGCGCTCGCCGCGCGCGGCATGCTCGAAGCCGTCACCTGGTCCTTCATTCCGGAAGACCAGGCAAAGTTGTTCGGCGGCGGTTCGCCGACGCTCAAGCTTGCCAACCCGATCGCCGCCGAAATGTCGGATATGCGCCCGTCGCTTCTGCCGGGCCTGCTGACCGCCGCGCAGCGCAATGCCGACAAGGGTTACGGTGACGTCGCGCTCTTCGAGGTCTCCGGCACTTATGAGAACGACAGGCCGGACGGTCAGCGCCGTGTGGCCGGCGGCATTCGCCGCGGCACGGCCTCGCATGCCGGCGCCGGTCGCGCCTGGTCGAACCCCGCCAAGGGCGGCGGCAAGCCGGTCGACGTCTTCGACGCCAAGGCCGATGCGCTTGCCGTCATCGAAGCCTGCGGCCTGCCGATGGGCAATATCCAGATCGAGCAGGGTGGACCGGAATGGTATCATCCCGGCCGCTCCGGCACGATCAAGATGGGGCCGAAGGTCGTGCTCGGCTATTTCGGCGAATTCCATCCGCTGACGCTGGAGGCGCTCGATGTCTCCGGCGCTCTCTGCGGCTTCGAGGTCTATGTCGACGCCATGCCGGAGGCCAAGCGCAAGGCGACGCGCACCAAGCCGGCGCTCGAGCTGTCACCCTTCCAGGTGGTGCGGCGCGACTTCGCCTTCGTCGTCGATAAGACGGTGGAAGCCGGCGCCATCGTCAAGGCCGCCACAGGCGCCGACCGCAAGCTGGTGACCGGCGTCAATGTCTTCGATATCTTCGAGGGCGCATCGGTTGGCGACGGCAAGAAATCGGTGGCGATCGAGGTGCAGATCCAGCCGGTCGAGCGCACGCTGACGGACGAGGATTTCGAAGCGCTGACGCAGAAGATCGTCGCCAGTGTTGCGAAATTCACCGGCGGTGTCCTCAGAAGCTGA
- a CDS encoding GNAT family N-acetyltransferase — protein MTVTIRDARPEDEACWRELWAAYLTFYDVTVDADITDSTWRRIFDPASAIAMRVAEIDGRMMGFALYLTHEGTWIRGRDCYLEDLFVEADARGKGLGRALIDDLIATCRAKGWSRLYWHTSEQNRTARALYDSYVESDGHIRYRITF, from the coding sequence ATGACCGTGACGATACGTGATGCCCGCCCCGAGGACGAAGCCTGCTGGCGCGAACTTTGGGCGGCTTACCTCACCTTTTACGACGTCACGGTCGATGCCGATATCACCGATTCCACATGGCGGCGGATCTTCGATCCGGCGTCGGCAATCGCGATGCGCGTCGCCGAAATCGATGGCCGGATGATGGGCTTTGCGCTTTATCTCACGCATGAGGGCACGTGGATCCGCGGCAGGGACTGCTATCTCGAAGACCTGTTCGTCGAAGCCGATGCGCGCGGCAAAGGCCTCGGGCGGGCGCTGATCGACGATCTCATCGCAACCTGCAGAGCCAAGGGCTGGTCGCGGCTCTACTGGCATACGAGCGAGCAGAACAGAACCGCGCGAGCACTCTACGACAGCTATGTCGAAAGCGACGGCCATATCCGCTATCGCATCACCTTCTGA
- a CDS encoding aldo/keto reductase, with amino-acid sequence MKTRKLGNDLTVSAVGLGCMGMSFAYGASDDAESIKTLHRAIDLGVTFFDTAEVYGPFTNEVLLGKALKPFRDRVVIATKFGFKIDASKPGTAAIAGVDSRPKHVRAVAEASLKRLGIDTIDLFYQHRVDPNVPIEETVGAMAELVKEGKVRALGLSEAGSATIRRAHAVHPIAALQSEYSLWTRDPEEEVLATCRELGIGFVPYSPLGRGFLTGAIRKVEDLDADDFRRQVPRFQAENFDANAALVSTLERLAAEKGVTAAQLALAWVLSQGNDIVPIPGARKLHHLEQNAAAADIVLNPAELARLEEVIPAGQVAGKRYSDASLAMTNI; translated from the coding sequence ATGAAAACCCGGAAACTCGGAAACGATCTGACCGTCTCTGCCGTCGGTCTCGGCTGCATGGGCATGAGCTTTGCCTATGGCGCCAGCGACGATGCGGAATCGATCAAGACACTGCATCGCGCCATCGATCTCGGCGTCACTTTCTTCGATACCGCCGAAGTCTATGGTCCCTTTACCAACGAGGTTCTTCTTGGCAAAGCGCTGAAGCCGTTCCGCGACCGCGTGGTGATCGCCACCAAATTCGGCTTCAAGATCGATGCCAGCAAGCCGGGTACTGCCGCCATCGCCGGCGTCGACAGCCGCCCCAAGCATGTACGAGCGGTCGCCGAAGCCTCGCTGAAACGCCTCGGCATCGACACCATCGACCTCTTCTACCAGCACCGGGTCGATCCCAACGTGCCGATCGAAGAGACGGTCGGCGCCATGGCGGAACTGGTGAAGGAAGGCAAAGTCCGGGCGCTCGGGCTTTCGGAAGCCGGCAGCGCCACCATTCGCCGCGCCCATGCGGTCCATCCGATCGCAGCCTTGCAGAGCGAATATTCGCTCTGGACGCGCGATCCCGAAGAGGAGGTGCTTGCCACATGCCGCGAACTCGGCATCGGCTTCGTGCCCTACAGCCCGCTCGGCCGCGGCTTCCTGACCGGAGCGATCCGCAAAGTGGAGGATCTCGACGCGGACGATTTCCGCCGGCAGGTGCCGCGGTTCCAGGCGGAAAATTTCGACGCCAATGCCGCCCTCGTCTCAACGCTCGAGCGGCTTGCCGCCGAGAAGGGCGTGACGGCGGCGCAGCTGGCGCTCGCCTGGGTGTTGAGCCAGGGCAACGACATCGTGCCGATACCGGGCGCCCGCAAGCTTCATCATCTCGAACAGAACGCCGCGGCCGCCGATATCGTGCTCAACCCGGCGGAACTTGCGAGGCTTGAAGAGGTCATCCCGGCCGGGCAGGTCGCCGGCAAGCGTTATTCGGACGCCTCGCTTGCCATGACGAACATCTGA
- a CDS encoding GtrA family protein: MRKLIRFSIAGGIGFLVDAGILSALLALTPLGPFLARLVAIAFAMAATWAFNRSFTFDRSGRSLAAEGFRYGSVGVTAALVNYGLYSALLLSLPALQPLAAMVIASVASMIFSFFGYSRFVFRAE; encoded by the coding sequence ATGAGAAAGCTCATCCGCTTCTCCATCGCCGGCGGCATCGGCTTCCTCGTCGATGCCGGCATCCTGTCGGCGCTGCTTGCTCTGACGCCGCTCGGGCCGTTTCTGGCGCGGCTCGTGGCGATCGCCTTCGCCATGGCCGCGACCTGGGCTTTCAACCGGAGCTTCACCTTCGATCGTTCCGGCCGTTCGCTTGCCGCCGAAGGTTTCCGCTACGGCTCGGTCGGGGTGACGGCGGCGCTCGTCAATTACGGGCTCTATTCCGCGCTTCTGCTGTCGCTGCCGGCGCTTCAACCGCTGGCGGCCATGGTGATCGCCAGCGTCGCCTCGATGATCTTCAGCTTCTTCGGCTATTCGCGCTTCGTCTTCCGCGCCGAGTGA
- the xseA gene encoding exodeoxyribonuclease VII large subunit — protein sequence MSNVFDGDSPTNLAEYSVSELSGSIKRTVETAFDQVRVRGEISGYRGPHSSGHAYFALKDDRARIDAVIWKGTFSRLKFRPEEGMEVIATGKVTTFPGSSKYQIVIETLEPAGAGALMALIEERKRKLGAEGLFDAARKKRLPFMPGVIGVVTSPTGAVIRDILHRISDRFPVHVLVWPVKVQGEGSGEEVANAIRGFNALEPSGAIPRPDVLIVARGGGSLEDLWSFNDEIVVRAAAESRIPLISAVGHETDWTLIDYAADIRAPTPTGAAEMAVPVKAELEAQAAALAARLQGCMNRQMDQRRQSVRALMRALPSLDQLLALPRRRFDEAATGLGRGLELNTINKRRGFERVGAHLRPDLLSGRIAERRQTLNERMTRAERMVERLIDRSKSRVDRAEAILASLPARLKTQTDRGRERLGNLSRHADTAIRHQLTRARAELSSQDRVLQSLSYKNVLKRGYAVIRDEDNRPVSQAAHLSAGMGIAIEFADGRVGAMTTEGGTPPASAKKRSTRPADPPKQGSLF from the coding sequence ATGAGCAACGTCTTCGACGGCGATTCGCCGACCAACCTTGCCGAATATTCGGTTTCGGAGCTTTCCGGCTCGATCAAGCGCACCGTCGAAACCGCCTTCGACCAGGTTCGCGTGCGTGGCGAGATTTCCGGCTATCGTGGGCCACACTCCTCGGGCCATGCCTATTTCGCGCTGAAGGACGACCGCGCCCGCATCGACGCCGTCATCTGGAAGGGCACCTTCTCACGGCTGAAGTTCCGCCCGGAAGAGGGCATGGAGGTCATCGCCACCGGCAAGGTCACCACCTTTCCGGGCTCTTCGAAATATCAGATCGTCATCGAGACGCTGGAGCCGGCCGGCGCCGGCGCGCTGATGGCACTGATCGAGGAGCGCAAGCGCAAGCTCGGCGCCGAGGGCCTGTTCGATGCCGCCCGCAAGAAGCGGCTGCCCTTCATGCCCGGCGTAATCGGCGTCGTCACCTCGCCGACGGGCGCCGTGATCCGCGATATCCTTCACCGCATCTCCGATCGTTTTCCAGTGCACGTCCTCGTCTGGCCGGTGAAGGTCCAGGGCGAGGGATCCGGTGAGGAGGTGGCGAACGCCATCCGCGGCTTCAACGCGCTGGAACCTTCAGGCGCCATCCCGCGCCCGGATGTGCTGATCGTCGCGCGCGGCGGCGGCAGTCTGGAAGATCTCTGGAGCTTCAACGACGAAATCGTCGTGCGTGCTGCGGCTGAAAGCCGGATACCGCTGATCTCGGCCGTCGGCCATGAGACCGACTGGACGCTGATCGACTATGCTGCCGATATCCGCGCTCCGACGCCGACGGGGGCTGCCGAAATGGCGGTGCCGGTCAAGGCGGAGCTTGAGGCGCAGGCCGCCGCTCTTGCCGCGCGCCTGCAGGGCTGCATGAACCGGCAGATGGATCAGCGGCGCCAGTCGGTGCGTGCGCTGATGCGGGCATTGCCGTCGCTCGATCAGCTTCTCGCCTTGCCGCGCCGCCGTTTCGACGAGGCGGCGACCGGTCTCGGCCGCGGGCTGGAGCTCAACACCATCAACAAGCGCCGCGGCTTCGAGCGCGTCGGCGCGCATCTACGCCCCGATCTGCTGTCCGGCCGCATCGCCGAGCGCCGCCAGACGCTGAACGAGCGCATGACCCGGGCCGAGCGCATGGTCGAGCGGCTGATCGACCGCTCGAAGTCGCGCGTCGACCGCGCCGAAGCCATCCTCGCATCGCTGCCTGCCCGGCTGAAGACCCAGACCGACCGCGGCCGCGAACGCCTCGGCAATCTTTCGCGCCATGCCGACACGGCGATCCGCCACCAGCTGACCCGTGCGCGCGCCGAGCTTTCTTCGCAGGACCGCGTGCTGCAGTCGCTCTCCTATAAGAATGTGCTGAAGCGCGGCTACGCCGTCATTCGCGACGAGGATAACAGGCCGGTCTCGCAGGCTGCTCACCTCTCCGCCGGCATGGGCATCGCCATCGAATTCGCCGACGGCCGAGTCGGCGCCATGACCACGGAAGGCGGTACACCGCCGGCCAGTGCCAAGAAGCGCAGCACAAGACCCGCAGATCCGCCGAAGCAGGGAAGCCTGTTCTGA
- a CDS encoding aldo/keto reductase produces MEMRRLGKTGLSVAPIVIGGNVFGWTADEKTSFAILDAFFDAGLNTIDTADVYSSWVPGNKGGDSEEIIGRWLSHAKVSRDKAVIVTKVGSDMGQGKTLKETYILKAVEDSLRRLQTDYIDVYLSHWPDADTPHEETLGAYAKLKQQGKIRAIGCSNYDAKLLRASFDAAEKAGLPRYDVLQPEYNLYERASFEGPLADLCVKEDIGVITYFSLAAGFLTGKYRSKADTQGRAREGRVSKYLDDKGLRILAALDRVSAETGAKPAEISLAWLLRKKGVTAPIASATSLSQLESLAKSATLALSDDAMALLDQAGA; encoded by the coding sequence ATGGAAATGCGCCGGCTTGGAAAAACAGGTCTATCGGTCGCGCCGATCGTCATCGGCGGCAATGTCTTCGGCTGGACGGCCGACGAAAAAACATCCTTCGCCATTCTCGACGCCTTCTTCGACGCGGGCCTGAACACGATCGATACGGCCGATGTCTATTCCTCGTGGGTTCCCGGCAACAAGGGCGGCGATTCCGAGGAGATCATCGGGCGCTGGCTAAGCCACGCCAAGGTTTCCCGCGACAAGGCGGTCATCGTCACCAAGGTCGGCTCCGACATGGGACAGGGAAAGACGCTGAAGGAGACCTATATCCTGAAGGCGGTCGAGGATTCGCTGCGCCGGTTGCAGACCGACTATATCGACGTCTATCTCTCGCACTGGCCGGATGCCGATACGCCGCACGAGGAAACGCTCGGCGCCTATGCCAAGCTGAAGCAGCAAGGCAAGATCCGCGCCATCGGCTGCTCGAACTATGATGCGAAACTGCTCCGGGCTTCCTTCGACGCTGCCGAAAAGGCCGGCCTGCCGCGTTATGATGTGTTGCAGCCGGAATATAATCTTTATGAGCGCGCGAGCTTCGAGGGGCCGCTTGCCGATCTCTGCGTCAAAGAAGACATCGGCGTCATCACCTATTTCAGCCTCGCCGCCGGCTTCCTCACCGGCAAATACCGCAGCAAGGCCGATACGCAAGGCCGCGCACGCGAGGGCCGGGTTTCGAAATATCTCGACGACAAAGGCCTGCGCATCCTGGCCGCGCTCGACAGAGTTTCTGCCGAGACCGGTGCCAAGCCGGCGGAAATTTCACTCGCCTGGCTGCTGCGCAAGAAGGGCGTGACGGCGCCGATCGCCAGCGCGACCAGCCTTTCGCAGCTTGAAAGCCTGGCGAAATCGGCGACACTTGCGCTGTCCGACGATGCGATGGCGCTGCTCGACCAAGCCGGTGCCTGA
- a CDS encoding LysR family transcriptional regulator, which produces MNRTQLSQLAVLAAVSEHRSFRAAAKELLVAPSAISHAISSLEESLGVRLLARTTRSVAPTEEGRLLLERLRPALEEIDIALEAVRDTRAKPAGNLRITAPRFASDLLLAPRLGDFLNLYPDITLEIANEDGFTDIVKEGFDAGIRLEESLEADMIAVRISPNLTTVIAASPEYFERHPKPEHPRDLVHHRCIKRRFTNGSIYRWEFEKNGQELVVSVDGPLIVSEDRLALLAALNGAGLAYLFDMRVYDELAGGTLVRVLEDWCAPYAGPFLYYPTRRQMRPALRAFIDFFRYSEQDTGGR; this is translated from the coding sequence ATGAACAGAACACAGCTCTCGCAACTCGCCGTTCTCGCCGCCGTCTCGGAGCATCGCAGCTTCCGGGCGGCGGCGAAGGAACTCCTCGTCGCGCCCTCGGCCATCAGCCATGCGATATCGAGCCTTGAGGAAAGTCTGGGGGTGCGGCTTCTGGCGCGGACCACTCGCAGCGTCGCGCCGACGGAAGAGGGCCGCCTGCTGCTTGAAAGACTTCGTCCCGCACTCGAGGAGATCGATATTGCCTTGGAGGCCGTCCGCGATACGCGCGCCAAGCCGGCCGGAAACCTGCGTATCACCGCGCCGCGCTTCGCCTCCGATCTGCTGCTCGCTCCGCGGCTCGGCGACTTTCTCAACCTCTATCCCGATATCACCCTGGAGATCGCCAATGAGGACGGCTTCACCGATATCGTCAAGGAGGGTTTCGATGCCGGCATCCGGCTGGAAGAGAGCCTGGAAGCCGATATGATCGCGGTCAGGATCTCGCCCAATCTGACGACGGTGATCGCCGCTTCGCCCGAATATTTCGAGCGTCATCCAAAGCCCGAGCATCCGCGCGATCTCGTCCATCACCGCTGTATCAAGCGGCGCTTCACCAACGGCTCGATCTATCGCTGGGAATTCGAAAAGAACGGGCAGGAACTCGTCGTTTCGGTCGATGGGCCGCTGATCGTCAGCGAGGATCGGCTGGCCCTGCTTGCGGCGCTGAACGGCGCCGGCCTTGCCTATCTGTTCGACATGCGGGTCTATGACGAACTGGCGGGCGGCACACTTGTGCGGGTGCTGGAAGATTGGTGCGCGCCCTATGCCGGGCCGTTTCTCTATTATCCCACCCGGCGACAGATGCGCCCGGCGTTGCGCGCCTTCATCGATTTCTTCAGATACAGCGAGCAGGATACGGGCGGCCGGTAA
- a CDS encoding Gfo/Idh/MocA family protein, producing the protein MLRFGIISTAKIGRDNVVPAIQDAENCVVTAIASRDLKRAREMADRFSVPHAFGSYEEMLASDLIDAVYIPLPTSQHIEWSIKAADAGKHVLCEKPLALKADDIDDVIAARDRNRVVISEAYMITYSPVWQKVRSLIDEGAIGSLRHVQGAFTYFNRDPANMRNVPELGGGGLPDIGVYPVMGTRFSTGKEPLWIQAITERDADFGTDIYSSVKADFGDFELSFYISTQMANRQVMVFHGTEGYIEVKSPFNANRWGPEEIELADRSHTESRIFRFQDSRQYRRQVEAFARAVTNGKEEIVTLENSKLNQKVIDAIYRASEKDGWEAV; encoded by the coding sequence ATGCTGCGTTTCGGTATCATTTCAACGGCGAAGATCGGCCGCGACAATGTCGTTCCGGCGATCCAGGATGCGGAGAATTGTGTCGTCACGGCGATTGCCAGCCGTGATCTCAAGCGCGCAAGGGAGATGGCCGACCGCTTCTCGGTGCCGCATGCCTTCGGCTCCTACGAGGAGATGCTGGCCTCCGACCTCATCGACGCCGTCTACATCCCGCTGCCGACCTCGCAGCATATCGAATGGTCGATCAAGGCGGCGGATGCCGGCAAGCACGTGCTCTGCGAAAAGCCGTTGGCGCTGAAGGCAGACGATATCGACGACGTGATCGCCGCCCGCGACCGCAACCGGGTGGTGATCAGCGAAGCCTATATGATCACCTATTCGCCGGTCTGGCAGAAGGTGCGCTCGTTGATCGACGAGGGCGCCATCGGTTCGCTCCGGCATGTGCAGGGCGCCTTCACCTATTTCAACCGCGACCCCGCCAACATGCGCAACGTTCCCGAGCTCGGTGGCGGCGGCCTTCCCGATATCGGCGTCTATCCCGTCATGGGCACGCGTTTTTCCACCGGCAAGGAGCCGCTCTGGATCCAGGCGATCACCGAGCGCGATGCGGATTTCGGCACGGATATCTATTCGAGCGTCAAGGCCGATTTCGGCGATTTCGAGCTGAGCTTCTATATCTCGACGCAGATGGCCAACCGCCAGGTCATGGTCTTCCACGGCACCGAAGGCTACATTGAGGTCAAGTCGCCGTTCAACGCCAATCGCTGGGGGCCGGAAGAGATCGAGCTTGCCGACCGCAGCCACACTGAATCGCGCATCTTCCGCTTCCAGGACAGCCGCCAGTACAGGCGGCAGGTCGAGGCCTTCGCCCGGGCGGTGACGAACGGCAAGGAAGAGATCGTCACGCTCGAAAATTCGAAGCTGAACCAGAAGGTGATCGACGCGATCTACCGGGCCAGCGAGAAGGACGGCTGGGAAGCAGTTTGA
- a CDS encoding glycosyltransferase, whose protein sequence is MARSRTDNLNIAVLLPCYNEAATIGAVVQGFRATLPDAAIHVYDNNSTDGTALQAMLAGAHVVRERRQGKGHVVRRMFADIDADIYIIADGDGTYAPEDAEELVRTLLTERADMVVGTRRGVHADAGRQGHAIGNRLFNLLYRMIFGPDFTDIFSGYRAFSRRFVKSFPAVSGGFEIETEMSVHASRLKLPVSELELDYGRRPEGSHSKLSTFRDGAKILWMFAMLMKETRPFAFFSAISATFMLASLGFMAPVLAEYFETGLVSRMPTWVLSTALMMISFMLFTAGVILDSVARARAEQLRIHYMGLERPSALKAPLGDAGPVSRTRPGKADAA, encoded by the coding sequence ATGGCCCGATCGCGTACCGATAATCTGAATATTGCCGTCCTGCTCCCCTGCTACAATGAAGCGGCGACGATCGGCGCTGTCGTGCAGGGTTTCCGGGCGACGCTGCCCGATGCTGCGATCCACGTCTACGACAACAATTCCACCGACGGCACCGCGCTGCAGGCGATGCTTGCCGGCGCGCATGTCGTGCGCGAGCGGCGTCAGGGCAAGGGCCATGTCGTGCGCCGCATGTTTGCCGATATCGACGCCGACATCTACATCATCGCCGACGGCGACGGCACCTATGCGCCTGAGGATGCCGAGGAACTGGTGCGCACGCTGCTCACCGAGCGCGCCGACATGGTGGTCGGCACCAGGCGCGGTGTGCACGCCGATGCCGGCCGTCAGGGCCATGCGATCGGCAACCGGCTTTTCAACCTGCTCTACCGGATGATCTTCGGCCCCGACTTCACCGATATCTTTTCCGGCTACCGCGCGTTTTCGCGCCGCTTCGTCAAGAGCTTCCCGGCGGTATCAGGCGGCTTCGAGATCGAAACCGAGATGTCCGTGCATGCCTCGCGACTGAAGCTGCCGGTCAGCGAGCTGGAGCTCGACTATGGCCGCCGGCCGGAAGGCTCGCATTCCAAGCTTTCGACATTCCGCGACGGCGCCAAGATCCTCTGGATGTTTGCGATGCTGATGAAGGAAACCCGGCCCTTCGCCTTTTTCAGCGCGATCAGCGCCACCTTCATGCTGGCGAGCCTCGGCTTCATGGCGCCGGTGCTGGCGGAATATTTCGAGACGGGTCTCGTCAGCCGCATGCCGACCTGGGTGCTGTCGACGGCGCTGATGATGATCTCCTTCATGCTGTTCACCGCCGGCGTCATCCTAGATTCCGTTGCGCGCGCCCGCGCCGAACAGCTTCGTATCCATTATATGGGCCTGGAAAGGCCGAGCGCGCTGAAGGCGCCGCTCGGCGACGCAGGGCCGGTATCGCGCACGCGTCCCGGCAAGGCGGATGCGGCATGA